A window of Penaeus monodon isolate SGIC_2016 unplaced genomic scaffold, NSTDA_Pmon_1 PmonScaffold_2650, whole genome shotgun sequence genomic DNA:
GATTTATATAATCAAACGTATTTTCATCGACCTCGACTCCGGGAGACGGGGCTCGGGATGATACCACACCAACAGTTACTCGGGGAGCTCGCAGTCCACCTCCGGATCCACCCGCTTCTGCTGCCTCTGGGTTTTCTTGTCTATGTACGGTTGTAATTACAGAAGGGACCCCTACAGGTTTTTTCTGTAGAAAAAATCGTTTTGTAAAAAGAGTTGCGAAAATGAaagtcaatgattttttttttcttttttttcttttttttttgtcaaagactGACCATCTCACTTGAgtattgcatatataatgcatCTATTCACAtcttgaaaaaatacaaaaaaacattatgttACCTTAAAATAGCGAAATGAAAAACTATCTGACAATTTCAGCTTTAAGTACATAACCAATGCAGTAACTACAGTAAATGCTGTCATTAATATCAACAGACTCAACAGCACCCACACCCAAGTTTGCCATAATAAAGCACTTGACGCTATTCCGAATGACGCTGCAAAGGACGTTGCCATATATTCTCCTGTAAAGAAGCAAAGAAACACAGAATAAGGAAACTTTCACATAATCTGTCGTCAGCAGGTGATCAGACCTGTTGTTGCCCCCTCCGTTTGCTCCCACAAGGATCTacacttttttaaaact
This region includes:
- the LOC119570416 gene encoding uncharacterized protein LOC119570416, producing the protein MATSFAASFGIASSALLWQTWVWVLLSLLILMTAFTVVTALVMYLKLKLSDSFSFRYFKKKPVGVPSVITTVHRQENPEAAEAGGSGGGLRAPRVTVGVVSSRAPSPGVEVDENTFDYINRAFTHDSDHEDPQ